Proteins from one Sphingomonas sp. HF-S4 genomic window:
- a CDS encoding PA0069 family radical SAM protein, with the protein MAKTRAIRGATLNRESARFNLPEREADGDWLDDRNTVDGELPPLRTTVTIEKPRTILTRNHSPDIAFDRSVNPYRGCEHGCIYCFARPSHAYHDLSPGLDFETRLFAKPDAPALLRAELGKRGYVCKPIAFGTNTDPYQPIEREWRITRGCIEVLAECNHPITITTKSDRVTRDLDLLAPMATKGLAAVMLSITSLEPRVAMTVEPRAPSPAKRLAAVRRLADAGVPVFVSMAPVIPAVTDHEIEHILEAAAEAGARGAFFLPVRLPHEVAPLFRAWLETHFPDRAGKVMAVIQSIRGGRDNDPNFHTRMKGQGPWAELLRTRFHIAAKRFGLDGERMRLRTDLFRPPAGPQGELF; encoded by the coding sequence ATGGCAAAGACTCGAGCCATTCGCGGCGCGACGCTCAACCGGGAAAGCGCGCGCTTCAACCTGCCCGAACGCGAGGCCGATGGCGACTGGCTCGACGATCGCAACACGGTCGACGGCGAATTGCCGCCGCTGCGCACGACGGTGACGATCGAAAAGCCCAGGACGATCCTGACGCGCAACCATTCGCCCGACATCGCCTTCGATCGATCGGTGAACCCCTATCGCGGGTGCGAGCATGGCTGCATCTATTGCTTCGCGCGGCCGAGCCACGCCTATCACGACCTGTCGCCGGGGCTCGATTTCGAAACGCGGCTGTTCGCCAAGCCCGATGCGCCGGCGCTGCTGCGTGCCGAACTGGGCAAGCGCGGCTATGTCTGCAAGCCCATCGCATTCGGGACCAACACCGATCCCTATCAGCCGATCGAACGCGAGTGGCGGATCACGCGGGGGTGCATCGAAGTGCTCGCCGAGTGCAATCACCCGATCACCATCACCACCAAGTCCGACCGGGTGACGCGCGATCTCGACCTGCTCGCGCCGATGGCGACGAAGGGGCTGGCGGCGGTGATGCTGTCGATCACCTCGCTCGAGCCGCGCGTGGCCATGACGGTCGAGCCGCGTGCCCCCTCCCCGGCCAAGCGGCTCGCGGCGGTGCGCAGGCTGGCCGATGCGGGGGTGCCCGTGTTCGTTTCGATGGCACCGGTGATCCCGGCGGTGACCGACCACGAGATCGAACATATTCTGGAGGCAGCGGCGGAAGCCGGCGCGCGCGGGGCGTTTTTCCTGCCGGTGCGGCTGCCGCACGAAGTGGCACCGCTGTTCCGCGCCTGGCTGGAAACGCATTTCCCCGATCGCGCGGGCAAGGTGATGGCAGTGATCCAGTCGATCCGCGGCGGGCGTGACAACGATCCCAATTTCCATACGCGGATGAAGGGGCAAGGGCCGTGGGCGGAGCTGCTGCGGACGCGGTTTCATATCGCGGCGAAGCGCTTCGGACTGGATGGCGAACGGATGCGGCTGCGGACCGACCTGTTCCGGCCGCCGGCTGGGCCGCAGGGGGAGTTGTTCTAG
- a CDS encoding VOC family protein: MAKLNYVELPVGAVAPVRDFYAQAFGLSFTDYGPSYAANEGGDVALGLNGNEGGDAIPAILPLFEVDDLEATLAGVTAAGGEITVPIFAFPGGRRFHFRDPGGNVLGAFVNEPQ; this comes from the coding sequence ATGGCCAAGCTCAACTATGTCGAACTGCCCGTAGGCGCCGTGGCGCCGGTGCGCGATTTCTATGCCCAGGCATTCGGCTTGTCGTTCACCGATTATGGTCCGTCTTATGCTGCGAACGAAGGCGGCGACGTGGCGCTGGGTCTCAACGGCAATGAGGGCGGCGATGCGATCCCCGCGATCCTGCCGCTGTTCGAAGTCGACGACCTCGAAGCTACGCTCGCCGGCGTCACCGCGGCGGGCGGCGAAATCACCGTCCCGATCTTCGCCTTCCCCGGCGGCCGGCGCTTCCACTTCCGCGATCCGGGCGGCAACGTGCTCGGCGCCTTCGTCAACGAACCCCAATAG
- a CDS encoding YbjN domain-containing protein: MRSYLLAAAALSAFCLAAPAAAEDKTPCGAGLVCASNPQTVMAAMEKAKLAPKLDKDTDGDPMISSEESTYNFDVFFYGCKEHKNCDSLRLQSDFEKAPENTAEFANKWNKKKRFLQAFVRDNGEFGVAYDVATIGGLTPANFADILDWWNSQLDELGTFFQEEIPSMKAK, from the coding sequence ATGCGTTCGTACCTTCTCGCCGCCGCGGCGCTTTCCGCGTTCTGTCTCGCCGCGCCAGCTGCGGCTGAGGACAAGACCCCGTGCGGCGCGGGGCTGGTCTGCGCGAGCAACCCGCAGACCGTGATGGCCGCGATGGAGAAGGCCAAGCTCGCGCCCAAGCTCGACAAGGACACCGATGGCGATCCGATGATCTCGAGCGAGGAATCGACCTACAATTTCGACGTCTTCTTTTATGGCTGCAAGGAGCACAAGAACTGCGATTCGCTTCGCTTGCAGTCGGATTTCGAGAAGGCGCCGGAGAACACGGCGGAGTTTGCCAACAAGTGGAACAAGAAGAAACGTTTTCTCCAGGCCTTTGTCCGCGACAATGGCGAATTCGGCGTCGCTTATGACGTCGCAACGATCGGCGGGCTCACCCCGGCTAACTTCGCCGACATACTCGACTGGTGGAACTCGCAGCTCGACGAGCTGGGGACGTTCTTCCAGGAGGAAATTCCGAGCATGAAGGCGAAGTAA